Proteins from a single region of Hymenobacter aquaticus:
- a CDS encoding T9SS type A sorting domain-containing protein — protein sequence MHLQRQFLRVALTGVFGLAATHQAAAQAGKNGALTVNTTNVVVNAYTALTADAAAGATSLSVSSTSGLSNGDLVMIIQMQGATINTTNTSSYGTITAYNNAGNYELAVVQGLTATSLGLSKALSRSYTAAGKVQVVRVPRYTTVTINSGGSITGTAWDGTTGGVVALEANGTTTINGSIVASGLGFRGGATANNGTSNNANYVGTGNTGGEKGESIAGYGASYAGGSRGRGAPANGGGGGNSVNAGGGGGANGGAVASWTGTGRPSTSTAAWNSAWALETPSLAGTSSTGGGRGGYGVSDDNLDALTVGPDQPSWGQYGRPNTGGFGGRPLNYSTDRLYLGGGGGTGDGNTSVAGLGGRGGGLIYLSGPSFAGTGSVVSNGTAGGTSQANNPFADGAGGGGGGGTIIVNASVSVGAITLTADGGAGGNTENTVDKGYGPGGGGGAGYVGLASSSFNGTAIGLRGGANGVSTSPGLTEFPPNGATFGGNNSLVFRSFSASPLPVTWKSFTASPEGNRVRLAWATATELRTAYFSPERSTDGRTFSSFGQPIPAAGSSQTERRYTSYDEAPATQPVYYRIRQVDTDGATSYTPVVVVQAQSGAVAPAYPNPVRRGQRLHTAYSAGTTLLLHDLLGRQLPLITAPAANGTLDVDTRRLAAGLYLLSVPGGAAQRLEVQE from the coding sequence ATGCACCTACAACGACAGTTTTTACGCGTTGCCCTGACCGGCGTATTCGGCCTGGCCGCTACCCACCAGGCCGCCGCCCAGGCGGGCAAAAACGGGGCCCTGACGGTGAATACCACCAACGTGGTAGTCAACGCCTACACGGCCCTCACGGCCGATGCCGCAGCCGGCGCTACCAGCCTGAGCGTGAGCAGCACCAGCGGCCTGAGCAACGGCGACCTGGTGATGATTATCCAGATGCAGGGCGCCACGATTAACACCACCAATACCAGCAGCTACGGCACCATCACGGCCTACAACAACGCCGGCAACTACGAGCTGGCCGTGGTGCAGGGCCTTACCGCCACCTCCCTGGGCCTGAGCAAAGCCCTGAGCCGCAGCTATACCGCGGCCGGCAAAGTCCAGGTGGTGCGCGTTCCGCGCTATACCACGGTCACCATCAACAGCGGCGGCTCCATCACGGGCACCGCCTGGGACGGCACCACCGGCGGCGTGGTAGCCCTGGAGGCCAACGGCACCACCACCATCAACGGCAGCATCGTGGCTTCCGGCCTGGGTTTCCGGGGCGGGGCCACGGCCAATAACGGCACCAGCAACAACGCCAACTACGTGGGCACCGGCAATACCGGGGGCGAGAAAGGGGAAAGCATTGCCGGCTACGGTGCTTCCTACGCCGGCGGCAGCCGGGGCCGGGGTGCCCCGGCCAACGGCGGCGGCGGTGGCAACTCGGTGAATGCCGGCGGCGGCGGCGGGGCCAACGGGGGCGCGGTAGCCTCCTGGACCGGCACGGGCCGCCCCAGCACCTCCACTGCCGCCTGGAACTCGGCCTGGGCCCTGGAAACGCCCAGTCTGGCCGGCACTTCCTCCACCGGCGGCGGCCGGGGCGGCTACGGCGTATCCGATGACAACCTCGACGCCCTGACCGTGGGCCCCGATCAGCCCAGCTGGGGCCAGTACGGCCGCCCCAACACCGGCGGCTTCGGGGGCCGACCGCTCAACTACAGCACCGACCGCCTCTACCTGGGCGGCGGCGGCGGCACCGGCGACGGCAACACCAGCGTAGCCGGCCTCGGCGGGCGCGGCGGCGGGCTTATCTACCTGAGTGGGCCCAGCTTCGCGGGTACCGGCTCGGTGGTATCCAACGGCACGGCCGGCGGCACTTCGCAGGCCAACAACCCCTTTGCCGACGGGGCCGGCGGCGGGGGCGGCGGTGGCACCATCATCGTCAACGCCAGCGTCAGCGTCGGCGCTATTACCCTGACGGCCGACGGGGGCGCGGGCGGCAACACCGAGAATACCGTGGACAAAGGCTACGGCCCCGGCGGCGGGGGCGGCGCGGGTTACGTTGGCCTGGCCTCGAGCAGCTTTAACGGCACCGCCATTGGGCTGCGCGGCGGGGCCAATGGCGTTTCCACCTCGCCCGGCCTCACCGAGTTTCCGCCCAACGGCGCCACCTTTGGGGGCAATAACAGCCTGGTCTTCCGCAGCTTCAGCGCCAGCCCTTTGCCCGTTACCTGGAAGAGCTTCACGGCCAGCCCGGAGGGCAACCGGGTGCGACTGGCCTGGGCCACGGCCACGGAGCTGCGCACGGCCTACTTCAGCCCCGAACGCAGCACCGACGGGCGCACGTTCAGCTCTTTCGGCCAGCCCATTCCCGCGGCCGGCTCCAGCCAGACCGAGCGCCGCTACACCAGCTACGACGAGGCCCCGGCGACCCAGCCGGTGTACTACCGCATCCGGCAGGTTGATACCGATGGCGCCACCAGCTACACGCCCGTGGTGGTAGTGCAGGCCCAGAGCGGCGCCGTGGCCCCCGCGTATCCGAACCCCGTGCGGCGCGGCCAACGCCTGCACACGGCGTACTCCGCCGGCACCACCCTCCTGCTCCACGACCTGCTGGGCCGGCAACTACCGCTGATTACCGCACCGGCCGCCAATGGCACCCTCGACGTGGATACCCGCCGCCTCGCGGCCGGTCTGTATCTGCTGTCGGTACCGGGCGGCGCGGCCCAGCGCCTGGAGGTGCAGGAGTAG